In one Solanum lycopersicum chromosome 11, SLM_r2.1 genomic region, the following are encoded:
- the LOC138339437 gene encoding uncharacterized protein: MIDNHQGWHEMFPYALLGYRTTVRTSIETTPYLLAYGTEALIPAELEIPSLRFILEPELSNVERVHKRTDQLTLIVSVLKPFLLIGIKFAPNWKGLYMVRKVLSGGALILSEIDGTE, from the exons atgattGACAATCACCAAGGTTGGCACGAGATGTTTCCATACGCTTTGTTGGGTTATCGAACGACTGTTAGAACGTCGATTGAAACTACTCCATACTTGTTAGCATATGGAACAGAAGCACTCATACCTGCTGAACTTGAGATACCTTCCTTGAGATTCATCCTAGAACCTGAGTTAAGTAATGTTGAAAGGGTCCACAAGCGGACTGATCAGTTAACATTGATTG TCAGTGTCCTTAAGCCATTTTTACTCATCGGGATAAAATTCGCACCAAATTGGAAAGGACTTTACATGGTTCGCAAGgtattatctggaggtgctttgaTCCTGTCAGAGATAGATGGCACTGAGTAG
- the LOC138339438 gene encoding uncharacterized protein, producing MAIDMNVHELLVINDADLLIHEVLVEWVVKNPKITQYVQYIRNLCKRFHKIEFRYSPTTHNELDDALTTIASMIENPDADYIDPLYIEVKEHQVHYSHVEAEPDGLPWYFDIKKCFETGIYPKNATSNQKKSIRHMALNFFLKGEMLYRKTPDLGLLRCVDATKLQSFWNK from the coding sequence ATGGCCATTGACATGAATGTTCATGAGTTGTTGGTTATTAACGATGCAGATTTGTTGATTCATGAGGTTCTAGTAGAATGGGTTGTGAAGAACCCAAAGATCACACAGTATGTGCAATATATACGGAACTTGTGCAAGAGATTCCACAAGATTGAGTTCAGATACAGTCCCACAACACATAATGAGTTAGATGATGCACTTACCACCATCGCTTCAATGATTGAAAATCCAGATGCTGATTATATCGATCCTCTGTATATAGAGGTAAAAGAGCATCAAGTCCATTATTCACATGTTGAAGCGGAACCAGACGGTCTGCCatggtattttgatataaagaagtGTTTTGAAACTGGAATTTATCCAAAGAATGCAACATCCAACCAGAAAAAGTCGATACGCCAtatggctctcaatttctttctaaaaggGGAAATGCTTTATAGAAAGACTCCTGATTTAGGTCTTCTTAGATGTGTTGATGCTACGAAGTTGCAAAGCTTCTGGAACAAATAG